TCTTAAACATCATCGCCGTCTTCGTCAAGAACTATCTTAGCTCCTTCTATGATCTTATGGAGGTGGCAACCAAGATATCAGACGTTATCCCGGGCCAGCGGGATCGGCTGGCCCGAAAGAGCGACGTTGGCTACGCAAGGGATCTTCCCCATCCGGTGGAGCTCGCCGATACGCTCAGCGACTTGGAGTTGGCCGCCGAGATACGGAAGATGAAGAGGGAGGGCGCCCCCGAGCTCCCCAGGGCCATATCATTTACGGCCTCCCTCTACAGCATCGGTCTTCCTCCCGAGATAATTGGGGTGGGCAGGGGCCTAAGGGAGGCAAAGGAGAGATACGGGGTTTCCTCATTCGACTGGTTGCTCGAGAATTATCACGGTTTAAAGAATAGTATCTCTTTTGCCTGCCGCTTTGTTCATCTCAAAAACGCGGCCGAATTCTTGGCCCCGAGCGTCATCGCCCAGGCCGAAGAGGATATCGCCCTTATCGACGAGCACCTTGGAATAGCCTGCGCCAAGGAGACCGGCAAGGATAGGCTCTATCAGACTATTTTGGAGACGATGAGACCGATGCTCGGTCAAGTCATCGGGATAGAGGGCGACGCTATCATAAGCGACGAGGGCTTGGAACTCAATCTGGTCAACGAATGGATCTTGCGCCTGGCCAAGATGAGGGGCAGCCTCGGCTAGGATGAGCCGCCCCTCTTAGGTATCGCTTCTGGCCGCAGGCTTTAGAATTGGACGACGATGCAGGTTAAGGTGCGGATGACCCCTTTTATCTTCTGTATCTTCGAGACTATCAGGCCGCCCATATCATCGAAGTTTTCGGCTTCGACGAATGCGATAGCGTCGTAGGGGCCGGTAACCCCATCAACCGATTTGACGCCGGCGATCTTTCGGGTCGCCTCGACCACCTTGGCGGCCTCACCGGCCTCGGCCGTGATCATGACATATGCTTTGACCATTGCTTACACCTCCCCCCTTCAGGCTCAAATATCTTCACCATCTCCCTCCATCTTATCGATATGGCCGATACTATCCTTTATGATTATCTCGGTTCCAAGCCCCTTGGAGATGGCCGAAAGTCTCTTCAATATCACCTCGGCCTCCTCGCCTTGGACCACGGCTGGAGAGCCGTTATTTGCCAGGTAGACCGGGATTATCTCTATGCTCTTTGTTCCCGCTTTATCGATCATAAGGTCGAGGATGAAGGCCTCGCCCGTCTTTCTGCTGAAGTGATCAAAGACGAAATCACCTAGGCTATAGGCTATTACCTTGCCCTTGTAGGTCTCTATGCCCTGGATGACATGAGGGTGATGGGCAAAGACGAGATCGGCCCCGGAATCTATCGAGAGCTTGGCAAGGGTTCTCTGGTAGGCCAAGGGATAGTCCTTGTATTCCATGCCGAAGTGATAAGAGACTAAGACGTAGTCAAAATCGTCTCTTGCCTTCTTGATCTCCTGGATGATCGGATCAAAAGGGGGGCGGGCAAAAGCGACTCCGGCTCTCTTCTCATCCGGCATGAAGCCGTTTGGGACTATCTGGGTGAAGGCGAGGACCGCGACCCTGTTTCCGGCCGCCTCGAGTTCGGCCGGTCTGAAAGCCTCTTCGATATTCATCCCGGCTCCGGAGTGAGCGATCTTAAGATCGTCCAAACTGGCCAGTGTCTCGGCCAAGGCCTCACTACCGTAGTCGAGGGCATGATTGTTGGCGAGCGATACGTAGTCTATCCCGGCCCACTTTATCCCCTCGGCCGCCAAGGGGGAGCCCCTGAAGGTTACGTCCTTGACCAGCCTTTTTCCGCCCACCGCCAAGGGCGACTCTAGGTTTGCCAGGGCGATATCGGCCTTTTCAAGGATATCCTTGACGCCGGCAAAGGGAGCAGTTGGGCCCATCTCTTCGATCAGGGCTTTAACCTTGCGATCGAGCATGACGTCTCCGACGACCATGACTCTTATCTCATCCCTTTGGGGTGCCTCTTCGTCTGTTTCCATCTGACCCGAGGGGGTGGCCGCAATATCTGAGACGGCTTTGGCTTCAAATATTTGACTGAGCCAAGGGACCAAAATGAATAGGGCGGCCACCGCTACGGCGATGATGCCGACTCCGACGAGGTAGGTTAGGTTCCTCTTCATCCGGGTCCTTTTCTTTTCTTTAATGAAGTCCATTCTTTTTCCCATTAATTAAAGAATAGTCCAATCTTCTTTTTAATGCAAGATAGGTGGCCATATAGTATACTATTATGTATTTTCAGCGCCCAAGCAAGTTCTTTGCTCTGTGCCGGTTGAAATCTTTGATATCGTTGAGGTCGAATGGTTGAGAGAGAAGAGTATCTAAGAAGCATATCCCCGGTCGATGAGGTCTTGGCCCTTGCGGCTGTCGAGGAGCTGGCCGAAAACAACCCCAAGGCGGTCGTGACCCAGGCGGTCCGCACGGTCCTTGCCGAGCTTCGGCGCTCCATTTTGGAGGCCAAAGACGAGGAGAGACTGAAAGCCCTCTCCCTGGAGCCGGCCGATCTCGTCCCCTTGATAACCGATCTCGTATCCGAGGTCATGTCGCCCTCGCTAAGAAGGGTCATCAACGCGACCGGTGTTGTCGTCCATACCAATCTGGGCCGCTCCATCCTCTCGCCGCTGGCCGTCGATGCGGTCTTGAGCGTTGCCAGCAATTACTCTACTCTGGAATTTGATCTCAAGGAGGGCAAAAGGAGCAACCGCCAGGTCCATATCGAAGACCTTTTGGTCACCATAACCGGGGCGGAAAGCGCCATGGCCGTCAACAACAACGCAGCCGCCGTCTTTCTGGCCTTGAGCGCCTTGGCCAATGGTAAAGAGGTCATAATTTCGCGGGGCGAACTCGTCGAGATCGGCGGCTCCTTTAGGATACCTGATGTCATGGTCGCCGGAGGCGCGATCCTCTGCGAGGTCGGCACGACCAATAAGACCCATTTGAAGGATTTTGACGGGGCCATCGGGCCTGAGACGGCCCTTCTCCTCAAGGTCCATACCAGCAACTTTGCGATGAGGGGCTTTACGGCCGAGGTTCCGCTCAAAGAACTGGTTGAATTGGGCGCTAAGAAGAATATCCCGGTCATGCACGATCTGGGAAGCGGGGTCCTGATCGATCTCGCTCAATACGGCTTGAGTTACGAGCCGGGAGTCAAAGAGTCGGTTCTGGCCGGAGCTGACATAATAACCTTCAGCGGCGACAAACTTCTGGGCGGGCCGCAGGCCGGTCTCATCGTCGGCAAGAAGGATTTCATCGAGCGCCTCAAGGGCCATCCCTTGGCACGGGCCTTGCGCTTGGATAAGATGACCCTGGCCGCCTTAGAGGAGACACTTCGCCTCTATCTCGATCCTGCCCAAGCGATCAAAGAGATCCCGACCTTGAATATGATGCTCACCCCCCAAGCCGAGCTCAAGAAGAGGGCCGATGGTCTGGCCAAGAGACTGAGAGAGGTCGGCGCGGGCCGCCTTAATGCTCAGGTCATGGCCGATCACTCCAAGGTGGGCGGGGGAGCCCTTCCCTTGGAGGAGCTGCCGACCTTCGTCGTTTCTGCCGCGGCCGAGTCACTTTCGGCCGCGGCCTTCGAGGCGGCCCTTCGAAGGGCCGAGACGCCCGTAATAGTCAGAGTTAAGGATGAGCGGGTCATCTTCGACGTAAGGACGATCCAGAGGAGCGAGATAGCCGAGATAGCCGAGGCCGTCCAAAGCATCTTGAATCTTTAAGCAGTCTTAGGGGCGTCAAGTTTGAAGAAGATAATCATCGGAACCGCAGGCCACATAGACCACGGCAAGACCACCCTCATAAAGGCCCTAACCGGCGTCGATACCGACCGCCTGGCCGAAGAGAAGCGGCGGGGCATCTCGATAGATCTCGGGTTCACCCAATTTAAGTTGCCAAGCGGTGTGATCATTGGCATAGTCGACGTACCAGGTCACGAGAAATTCGTCAAGAATATGCTGGCCGGGGCGACCGGCATCGACCTTCTTCTGCTGGTCGTCGCCACCGATGACGGCGTGATGCCTCAGACCAGAGAGCATCTGGCCATCGCCGGTATCTTGAACGTGAAGAGGGCTATCGTCGCCCTGACCAAGGCCGATCTCGTCGATCCCGCCTGGCTCGACATGGTTCGCTCAGAGGTTGTAAAGTTTCTTTGCGGGACCAATTTTGAGGGCTCTCCCATCATAGCCGTCTCCTCGGTTAGCGGTTTGGGTCTAAATGAGCTGGTTGGCGAGATAGAAGGAGTCGTGGGGGAGATTGAAGAGAGGGATTCATCTGGTAGGATAAGGCTTCCCATAGACAGGGTCTTTACCATAAAGGGGGCCGGAACGGTTGTGACCGGAACTCTCTGGTCGGGCCGGATCGGACTGGAGGATCAGCTCGTAATCCTGCCAAGGGGTTTAAGCGTTAGGGTGCGGGGGCTCAATGTCCACAATCGCCGCGTAAAAGAGGCCTTCGCTGGTCAGCGGGTAGCGGTAAATTTGGCCGGAGTCGATCCAAGTCGCCTCTCTCGGGGAGACACCCTCCTTGAGGCGGGATACTTAAAGGAGACGGATCTATTCGACGCCAAATTCCATCTTTTGGCCGATGCGGTAAAGCCGCTCAAAAATGGAAGCCGGGTCAGGATCTATCATGGGACCAGGGAGGTTCTGGCTAGGATAAAACTGCTTGAGCCAGGAGAGATCGCACCATCCAGCGGCGGCTTAGTCAGGTTCGAACTGGAATCGCCACTCGTCCTTAAGCTCGGCGATAGGTATATAGTGAGGAGATATTCACCCGTCCATACCATCGGCGGCGGCAGCGTCCTAGATCCCGCTCCCAAGAGGGGGCGCCGCTTAAAGACGGCTCTCCTTGCCAGGCTGAAAGTCATCGAAGGGGGCGAGGCCAAGGCCATCATCGAGGTGATCTTGAGAGAGTCAAATGGTCCGCTTGGCAAAAAGGATATCATGGCCGAAGGCGACATCTTAGAAGGCGACTTGGAGGTCGCCCTGACCCTCCTTGAAAAAAAGGGAAAGGTCACCCGGATCGCCGGCGACAAGGGACCGCTCTATCTCACCTCTGCCATGTATAATGAGACCAGAGAGAGGGTGGCGTCAGCTCTAAGGGATTTTCATACCAAGAATCCCTTAAGCGCGGGGATGAAGAGGGAGGCCCTCAAGGTCGAGGCGATGGCCGGCTTTGGTTCCAAGGAGGCAGACGCCTTTCTGACCGAGCTCAAAGAGAGGGCAGCGGTTGTCCTAAGCGGCGATGTGGTCAAAGATGCTCTGGTCAAAGAGGCGCTGGACGAATCGAGCGAAGAGAAGATGGAAGAGGTATTCTTCCTCATCAAAGATGGCGGGCTGGCTCCTCCGACTCTGTCCGAGCTGGAAGGCGCAAGCAAGGCTATGGCCGCTGAGCTCAAGGAATACTTACGGATATTGACTTCAGCGGGCCGGGTTGTAAGAATAAGACATGATCTCTTCTACGAGGCGGACTCGCTCTCTATGATAGAAGCCGGTCTCATAGCCCATCTAAAAGAGCACGGCCGAGTGGGTCCGGCCGATTTCAGAGAGATCTTTGGGATAAGCCGCAAATATATCCTTCCACTCCTTGAGTTCTTCGATGCGAAAAAGCTTACCAAGCGGGTCGGAAACGATAGGATCTTGAGATAGAGATCTTCTAGACCGATATTAACCTCAAAGCTCTTTTTTTGGGGGCGGATTGGTCCCTGGTGGGCCACCTGGTCTTCAAAACCATGGCAGGGTGTGAAGAACATCCCGGGTGGGTTCGATTCCCACACGCTCCCGCCAATCGAATTATTTAGTTTAAAGAAGCTTCATCGTTGTCAAACCGTGTATCTTAAATATAAAATATTATATGATGGATTTCGAAGTCATTGAGGCTTTGGCCAAGGAGACGGCTTGGAAATAAAACCAGATCACTACAGGTTAACAATCCTTTCCGCTGCGGCCGCCTTGGTCATTATGATCGAATATATCCTCCACTTCACATACAAACTCGAACTCTTCAGCGCAAATCTTCTCTTCATCCCCATAGTCATAGCCGCCTACTGGTGGGGCTTTTCGGGAGGTTTTGCGACCGGTCTCATCTTTGCCGCCCTTCACATCATATTAGAGTTACTTCTGGCCAGAGAGCCCAATTTCACCTGGATAATGGTGATGATCCTTCGGAGCTCGGTCTTTGTGATCGTGGGCTGTTTAAGCGGCCTCTTCGAAAAGGAGAGGATTATGACCATCTTAAAACTCACTCAGAAAGAGGAAGAACTGGATAGATCGAGGGAGGTCCTTCAGGATTGGAGCAAGCTGCTCGAGCAGAGGCTTAACGAGAAGACCGAGGAGATATTCACCCTCTACAAGATCAGCAAGGAGACCTCGACCGCCATGGACCTTAAGCTCCTACTCAAGAGGGTCCTGGAGATAATAATGCCCATAATCGACGCCGATGTCGGAGCCATCCTCCTCATCGATTCCGAAAATCTGGTCAAATGCTGGGAGGAGAGGGGCTGCACCAACAGAAATTGCCCCGTCTTCAAATCCACCAATTTAAAGTGCTGGGCGGCCAGTAGCAGAAGCGTGGCAAAGGAGGCTGGCTACAAGACCAAACTGAAGCGCTGCGTAAAGTGCGACATCTTTAAGAATCTCGAATTGAAACCGGTGGCGACCTTTGGTCTGGACAAGAGGGTGGCCGCGGGCTTCAAGACCAAGCTGGGCGATAGCCTTTTGGGAGAGGCCATCCTCGAGGGCAAACCCGTGATCGAACAGGTTAAAGACATCGAAGGCGATAACGGTCTCCTCGACATCTACATCGACGACATAAAATCGATAGATTTGGATGTCCTCAAAAACCTGCATCGGGTGCTGGAGGGTGACTTAGATCACGCAACCAGCGACGCCATCCTTGTCGCCGACGAGTCGGGCATTCATCTTCCAAGGACCCATGTCATCCTACCCCTATTTTCGGAGGGCGAGATATTGGGCGTCCTCTACTTCGCCAACACCCAATCCAGGGAGTATCGGGAGGATATCATCGAGATGCTGACCACCGTGGCCGACCGGATAGCCGTGGCCATCGATAACGCCCAGCTTCACAAGGAGGCCAAGACCCTGACCATGACGGACGATCTTACCGGCCTTTTCAACTTCCGCTACTTCCAGGATCAACTGAAGAAGGAACTCGCCAGGTCCAACCGGTACAAGAGACCTGTCTCTCTTATAATCTTAGATATTGACAGGTTCAAGCATTACAACGATACCTACGGCCACTGGGCGGGTAACCTGGCCATCAAGGGCCTCTCGGTCCTACTCATCGAGGGCATCAGGGAGAAGATAGACATCGCGGCCAGATACGGCGGAGAAGAGTTCTGTCTGATCCTTCCCGAAACCGGTAAAGAGGCCGCCATGGAGATATCCGAGAGGATCAGAGCCGCAGTCGAGGCCAACGACTTTGATAAAGAGGGCTTAAAGATCGGCTCAAAACTTACGGTTAGCATCGGGGTTGCGACCTATCCCTTCGATGCCGACGACGTCGATTACTTCATCAAGGCGGCCGACAAGGCTCTCTATAAGGCCAAACAGACCGGAAGGAACAGGGTGGTAAGCGCTAGGAAGAAGAGGGTCAAGGTTGAGCCGGATAAAGAGCGGGGATAATTCAAAAAATTGTGATGAAAGATAAGATGGATAAAAAGGGGGCCTAAAGGCCCCCTTTTTATCCGTTTAAGGCTTCAATATTCTGCTTTCAAGCGTCACTCGGCGGCTTCGGCTTCATCGGTCTTGCCGTTCTTGATGTGGTTTCTCTTCTTTGCCCCGATCTTCTTCTGCCCCCAGGTCTCATTCTCATAAGCGGTCCAATCAAAGTTCTCCACCCCGCCCAGCTTAGCGTTTGGCCTGGGTGTTGACCTGAAATTTTTTGCATCAACCTCCGCTTCCTCGACCTCAGGGTCATGGATCTTCAGCTTGAGCATAATCTTCTCTCCAACCCTATCTTGGATCTTCAGCTTTAGTTGGTCCTTGGACTCAATCTGTTCGGTTGTGCGGATCTCCCTGCGCATTCTGATAAGCTCATGCACGAAGGCGCTGACGACCTGACCGTGGGTTACCGGCCTCTCTCTGATCTCATCTTCGCCCGGAACCGTCCCCTCTTCGGTTTCCGAATCGGTCTCCTCCTCTTCAGATGGAATAATATCCCCCTCGGCTTCTGCCTCCTCCTCGGCCAGTCTCTCCGATAAGGGCCTGAAGGTTATTCTGGCCATGGTCGAGACGATCTTGCCAAAGAGGTTTCCCAGCCTGTAGTTGCTAAGGAGCTCGCCCACCTCATCTTCGCCATTCTTTATGACGGCGAAAGTGCCGCTATCCCCCTCGACCTTCTTGTCGGCCGGGATGACGACGAAGGTGAAGCCGAAGATGGTAAAGGCGTAGGTATTCGCCTCGACCTCCTCCGTCTCTCCTTCGGTAACGGGAAGGGTCCCCTCCTCTTCTACTGCCAAGGCCAAGGATGGCAAGGCCAGGGCCAGAATTATCATCAAGGCTATGAGTCGCTTCATCTTAAATCCCTCCCTTCGTTCTGTTTTTACAATTTCTTAAACGTCCTTTACCTCTTTAAGATACGGTCCGATAAATAGAATCGTAGATATTTTTTCTTCCTGATATTAGAATAGACGTAGTCAAATCTAGCCATATCACTTTCTTAGGCGGCCACCAAGATGGGTTATTTCCAAGAGAAGTCCGAGATCATCACCAATATCAATTGGCTCATCAGGTTGAGATGGATCGCATCCTTCTCGATATTCACTTTAATTGTCTTGTCCCAGTTCTTTATAACAGAGTCTGCGCTGATAACCCAGTTCATCCTGCTTCTTATCGCCGTCATCCTTCATAACTTGGTAGTATCCTATCTTACCCAGAGGCTTCAAAAGGACTTTACGAAAGAGGGAGCGAGGAGCCTTTCCGTCTTTCAGGCATCGATCGATCTTTTGATGGTGATCTTCCTGATCCACCTCTCCGGCGGCATCGAGAGCATCTTTCTCTACTTTTTGGTCTTTCAGATGATAATCGCCGGCATAATGCTGCCGAAAAAAGAGGCTTACCTTCAAGCCCTTTTAGCTTCCGTCCTCTGCGTCTCAATGTTCTTTGCCGAGCACTTCCGACTCATTGGCCACCTTCATGTCATAACTTCGAACCTTCCTCTGCATGGCCTCCATGCGGACCGCACCTATCTTCTGATAAAGTCGGTAGAATTTCCCATTATTCTTATGGTCACCACCTACTTGGCCGACTATCTCTCCACCATGCTCAGAACGAAGCAGGAGGGGATCAAGGAGCTGACCACCCTGATAAATATCGGCAAATTTTTGAGCTCCAGCCTGGATCTGGATGAGACCTTGAATATCATCTTGGATACGGCCATAGCCGAGGCGGGAACCAGCGCGGGAAGCGTCGCTCTCTACGATGAGGAGGAGGACGAGCTGACTTTGAAGGCGGCCAAGGGTTTCAGCAAGAGCTTTATCAAAAAAACCCATAAGTGGCGGCTAAGGCCGGGCGGGATGACCGAGGCCATCGTCAAGAACAAGAAGACCTTCGTTATTGAGGATGTCTCCAAGGAGTTCGTCTTCACCAACCCCATCGGTATCGATGAGGGTATAGCGGCCCTGATAGCCGTGCCCCTGGTCACCGAGGATAACGTGATCGGCGTCCTATACGTCGATGACTTTAAGCCACGCAAGTTTACCGAGAGCGAGGTCAGGATGGTCTCCCTCTTCGCCACCCAGGCGGCCATCGCCATCGCCAACGCTCAGCTTCACGAGCAGACCAGGAATCTGGCCATACGGGACGGGTTGACCGGTCTATTTAATCACCGTCATTTCAGGAATACCTTGGAGAAGGAGATCAAAAGGTCCGACCGCTATCACCACCCCCTTGCGCTGACCATGATGGATATCGATAACTTCAAGGGATACAATGATAGCCACGGTCATCTGGAGGGCGACGACCTCCTTAGGTCGGTGGCCGATCTTCTCTCCAAGCACGCCCGTCAGATAGATATCGTGGCCCGCTATGGCGGGGATGAATTCTCGATAATCTCGCCGGTCACCGAGAAGGAGCGGGTCATCGAGATGGTTAAGAGGATAGACCAAGAGATAGTTGAGAAATTCTTCAAAGTCAACAAGGGCTATGAATTGGTCGGGATGAGCTATGGTGTGGCCTCCTTCCCTCAAGATGCCAAGGACGCCGATGAGCTGATCAAGAAGGCCGATCTCGCTCTCTACGAGGCCAAGAGATCCAAGAGGAAGCGGATCGCCGTCTACAACCCCGCCAAATACGATTGATCCCATCACGGGTGGTTCCATCCACCCGCAAATGGCCGTGGGCTATGAGCCTTAAGATCGCAACTTGAACTATCAATTCTTATGAAACTCTAAGGAGTCTTGGAATGAGGCTTATTAAGCTTGGGAGCAGAGGCAAAGAGGTTGAAGATATCCAGTCCAAACTCGCGAAACTGGATTATGATGTCGAACCGGCCGAAGGTCAGGCCCTCTTTGATGAGAAGACCCTGGTGGCCGTCAAGACCTTTCAGCAAGATAGGGGTCTTGTGGTCGACGGCATTGTCGGTGAGGAGACCTGGCGTGAACTCGTGGAAGCCAACCTGAGGCTGGGCGATCGCCTTCTCTATCTCAAATCCCCCTATCTGAGGGGAGATGATGTCCGCCAGCTCCAGAAGTGGCTCAATCGCCTTGGGTTTTCGACCGGAGCCGTCGATGGCATATTTGGTCCAACCACCGAAGCGGCCTTGATCGAATTCCAGAAGAACTTAAACCTCGCTCCCGACGGGATGGTCGGCCGGGCGACCATGGAGGCTTTCCATAACCTAAGGAGCATATTGGACGCCGAATATAAGATCGCCTTTCCCTGGGAGGACAGGCTGAAAGGGGCTTCAGCCATCTCTCTTCTCGGCGAGCTGAAGGTGGCGGTCGATTTTGGGCACGGCTATCCGCCCGACCCGGGAGCCGTCGGGCCGAGCGGACTCAAAGAGAGCGAGGCGGCCGAGGATCTGGGCCTCCGCCTTGGGGCTCTCCTTACCATGTTCGGAAGCAGGGTCATCTACACCAGAGAGGTCGGCCAGTTTGTCGGCCTCTCCGAGCGAGCGGCCCTTGCCAATCGCAAGGGGGCCGATATCTTCATAAGCTTCCACTTGAATGGCTCGACCAACCCCAAGGCGGAGGGGACGAGCACCTACTATTTCGCTGGCGGCGACCAATACTCCAGAGCCGGCAGGGATCTAGCGACCAACATACATAACGAATTGCTTGTGGCCCTGGGCAGACCGGACGACCGCATCCACGGTAAAAATTTCTCCGTCCTTCGCGAGACTAAGATGCCGGCCGTCCTTCTGGAGCCGCTCTTCATCACCAACCCTCACGAGGAGGCTCTTCTTGCCGATGAGAAGGTTCGCCAAAGGATCGCTGTGGCCGTCTTCGACGGGGTCAAGAAGTATCTCAATTCCTAACCCAAGTTTGCCTTATCAAGGAGGTTGTGGTAGAATTTCTTGGTTATTTGGCGAACCAACTGGAGGAGATCTTATTTCAGAAAGCAAAATAGCTAACCTCAAAAAGCTCTCCATAGCGCTTCCGATAATCATCCTTACTCTAGTCTCATCCACCTTCACCTCGTTTGCCGTGCCCGCGAGCAGTCAGGCCCAAAAGCTCAAGCGGGAGCTTGAGGCATTGGACGATAAGCTGGGCATAGCCACCGAGAAATATAACGAAGTCAACTCCAATCTGACCAAGACCAAAAATGAGATAACCCAAAATGAGATATATCTCAGCAAATCCGAGCGGGATCTGGCCAATTACAGGGTGGCCCTAAACAATCGGGTCGAAGAGATATATAAATACGGCGAAATCGGCCTGCTCGACGTCATCTTCGATGCAGAAAGTTTCCAGGATCTGATAACTCAGATGGATCTGATAGAGAGAATCACCTTGAGTGACGCCGAGATGATCGAGGCCATAACGACCAAGCGGGCCGACATCGAGAAGAACAAGGAGGCCCTTAAAGAGAAGAAGAAACGCCAAGAGGAGCTGATGAAAAAGATAGGCGAAGAACGCCTTTTGATCGCCAATCAGCTCTCCAGCCGGAACGCCCTATATAACAGGATAAAAGGGGATATCTCCGCCCTTGAGGCGGCCGAGAGCGCAAGGCGGGCCATGGCGGCCGAGCAGGCCAGAAGCTCCACAAACTCGGTCTCGCGCGGCGGCAACAAGGCCGTCGTCGATATCGCCACGAGATACCTTGGGATCCCCTACCAATGGGGGGCCGACGGTCTCGATTCCTTC
The sequence above is drawn from the Actinomycetota bacterium genome and encodes:
- a CDS encoding diguanylate cyclase, which produces MEIKPDHYRLTILSAAAALVIMIEYILHFTYKLELFSANLLFIPIVIAAYWWGFSGGFATGLIFAALHIILELLLAREPNFTWIMVMILRSSVFVIVGCLSGLFEKERIMTILKLTQKEEELDRSREVLQDWSKLLEQRLNEKTEEIFTLYKISKETSTAMDLKLLLKRVLEIIMPIIDADVGAILLIDSENLVKCWEERGCTNRNCPVFKSTNLKCWAASSRSVAKEAGYKTKLKRCVKCDIFKNLELKPVATFGLDKRVAAGFKTKLGDSLLGEAILEGKPVIEQVKDIEGDNGLLDIYIDDIKSIDLDVLKNLHRVLEGDLDHATSDAILVADESGIHLPRTHVILPLFSEGEILGVLYFANTQSREYREDIIEMLTTVADRIAVAIDNAQLHKEAKTLTMTDDLTGLFNFRYFQDQLKKELARSNRYKRPVSLIILDIDRFKHYNDTYGHWAGNLAIKGLSVLLIEGIREKIDIAARYGGEEFCLILPETGKEAAMEISERIRAAVEANDFDKEGLKIGSKLTVSIGVATYPFDADDVDYFIKAADKALYKAKQTGRNRVVSARKKRVKVEPDKERG
- the selA gene encoding L-seryl-tRNA(Sec) selenium transferase, coding for MVEREEYLRSISPVDEVLALAAVEELAENNPKAVVTQAVRTVLAELRRSILEAKDEERLKALSLEPADLVPLITDLVSEVMSPSLRRVINATGVVVHTNLGRSILSPLAVDAVLSVASNYSTLEFDLKEGKRSNRQVHIEDLLVTITGAESAMAVNNNAAAVFLALSALANGKEVIISRGELVEIGGSFRIPDVMVAGGAILCEVGTTNKTHLKDFDGAIGPETALLLKVHTSNFAMRGFTAEVPLKELVELGAKKNIPVMHDLGSGVLIDLAQYGLSYEPGVKESVLAGADIITFSGDKLLGGPQAGLIVGKKDFIERLKGHPLARALRLDKMTLAALEETLRLYLDPAQAIKEIPTLNMMLTPQAELKKRADGLAKRLREVGAGRLNAQVMADHSKVGGGALPLEELPTFVVSAAAESLSAAAFEAALRRAETPVIVRVKDERVIFDVRTIQRSEIAEIAEAVQSILNL
- a CDS encoding N-acetylmuramoyl-L-alanine amidase, with protein sequence MRLIKLGSRGKEVEDIQSKLAKLDYDVEPAEGQALFDEKTLVAVKTFQQDRGLVVDGIVGEETWRELVEANLRLGDRLLYLKSPYLRGDDVRQLQKWLNRLGFSTGAVDGIFGPTTEAALIEFQKNLNLAPDGMVGRATMEAFHNLRSILDAEYKIAFPWEDRLKGASAISLLGELKVAVDFGHGYPPDPGAVGPSGLKESEAAEDLGLRLGALLTMFGSRVIYTREVGQFVGLSERAALANRKGADIFISFHLNGSTNPKAEGTSTYYFAGGDQYSRAGRDLATNIHNELLVALGRPDDRIHGKNFSVLRETKMPAVLLEPLFITNPHEEALLADEKVRQRIAVAVFDGVKKYLNS
- a CDS encoding Lrp/AsnC ligand binding domain-containing protein, with amino-acid sequence MVKAYVMITAEAGEAAKVVEATRKIAGVKSVDGVTGPYDAIAFVEAENFDDMGGLIVSKIQKIKGVIRTLTCIVVQF
- a CDS encoding CapA family protein; amino-acid sequence: MKRNLTYLVGVGIIAVAVAALFILVPWLSQIFEAKAVSDIAATPSGQMETDEEAPQRDEIRVMVVGDVMLDRKVKALIEEMGPTAPFAGVKDILEKADIALANLESPLAVGGKRLVKDVTFRGSPLAAEGIKWAGIDYVSLANNHALDYGSEALAETLASLDDLKIAHSGAGMNIEEAFRPAELEAAGNRVAVLAFTQIVPNGFMPDEKRAGVAFARPPFDPIIQEIKKARDDFDYVLVSYHFGMEYKDYPLAYQRTLAKLSIDSGADLVFAHHPHVIQGIETYKGKVIAYSLGDFVFDHFSRKTGEAFILDLMIDKAGTKSIEIIPVYLANNGSPAVVQGEEAEVILKRLSAISKGLGTEIIIKDSIGHIDKMEGDGEDI
- the selB gene encoding selenocysteine-specific translation elongation factor; protein product: MKKIIIGTAGHIDHGKTTLIKALTGVDTDRLAEEKRRGISIDLGFTQFKLPSGVIIGIVDVPGHEKFVKNMLAGATGIDLLLLVVATDDGVMPQTREHLAIAGILNVKRAIVALTKADLVDPAWLDMVRSEVVKFLCGTNFEGSPIIAVSSVSGLGLNELVGEIEGVVGEIEERDSSGRIRLPIDRVFTIKGAGTVVTGTLWSGRIGLEDQLVILPRGLSVRVRGLNVHNRRVKEAFAGQRVAVNLAGVDPSRLSRGDTLLEAGYLKETDLFDAKFHLLADAVKPLKNGSRVRIYHGTREVLARIKLLEPGEIAPSSGGLVRFELESPLVLKLGDRYIVRRYSPVHTIGGGSVLDPAPKRGRRLKTALLARLKVIEGGEAKAIIEVILRESNGPLGKKDIMAEGDILEGDLEVALTLLEKKGKVTRIAGDKGPLYLTSAMYNETRERVASALRDFHTKNPLSAGMKREALKVEAMAGFGSKEADAFLTELKERAAVVLSGDVVKDALVKEALDESSEEKMEEVFFLIKDGGLAPPTLSELEGASKAMAAELKEYLRILTSAGRVVRIRHDLFYEADSLSMIEAGLIAHLKEHGRVGPADFREIFGISRKYILPLLEFFDAKKLTKRVGNDRILR
- a CDS encoding diguanylate cyclase — its product is MGYFQEKSEIITNINWLIRLRWIASFSIFTLIVLSQFFITESALITQFILLLIAVILHNLVVSYLTQRLQKDFTKEGARSLSVFQASIDLLMVIFLIHLSGGIESIFLYFLVFQMIIAGIMLPKKEAYLQALLASVLCVSMFFAEHFRLIGHLHVITSNLPLHGLHADRTYLLIKSVEFPIILMVTTYLADYLSTMLRTKQEGIKELTTLINIGKFLSSSLDLDETLNIILDTAIAEAGTSAGSVALYDEEEDELTLKAAKGFSKSFIKKTHKWRLRPGGMTEAIVKNKKTFVIEDVSKEFVFTNPIGIDEGIAALIAVPLVTEDNVIGVLYVDDFKPRKFTESEVRMVSLFATQAAIAIANAQLHEQTRNLAIRDGLTGLFNHRHFRNTLEKEIKRSDRYHHPLALTMMDIDNFKGYNDSHGHLEGDDLLRSVADLLSKHARQIDIVARYGGDEFSIISPVTEKERVIEMVKRIDQEIVEKFFKVNKGYELVGMSYGVASFPQDAKDADELIKKADLALYEAKRSKRKRIAVYNPAKYD